CTGCATTTTCTACGTCTCCCCGATTGCATCTAACCGTCCCGTCTTGACTGCCCGAGCACCTGACCGGTTTTTATTCTACGCTCTCATTCGGATCTATGAACCGGCTCTGCCAGGCTCCGCGCCTTCTAACCGGCTCCGCCCAGTCTACCAGGCTCCGCCCACAAGCCCTGCCCTGTATCTCCGGCCCCACCCCTTCTCACAGCGTAATGCCACCTGAAGCTTTTATTTACGCTTTAGGTCTATTTTTCcaacaatatatgtatataatgtatacatgtAATAGAAACGACGTAGATGCCCAATAAAACTACTACTTTACTACATGACTGCAACTTACTTTATTTTAGAGTTTTAGCATTGGTTTTATCACTTTAATTATTAAACTTTTATCATCTTTATTTTCGTATTATCCGACATGGCTCGGATTTTATTCTTTACATCTTGTATCCTTGATTGCGGTTTATTTGTTGAGTCGGTATTGGGTAGTCCTTATCTTAACGTGTAATGAGGTTTCAAGTGTATGTCCACTCTGCtttcaaacttttttgtcaAAGCTTAAAGTTTATTAGATTATTAgattattgggggggggggtcccgGATGAGGAGTAACACAAACCctggctataatcaatatttttatttcaacaatgGATCCCATGATGACGTGTATGTTAAAAGGTGCTTCTTGTAGCGAGGACGCCAGAGACAAGACAGGAAAAGCTGTAAAACCGCTTCCTGCTCAGCAGCGGCCAGCAGGTAGACCCAGTTAGAGACCAGCTGGAGAACATTTAGCAGCTGAAAAGAGTGAATACTGGGGGCATCAGGTACACataaacatgactccaaatgaatgctagtgTTGCTCCATGTCTGgctgatgttttaaagtgctcatattatgcttttgggccttttccctttcctttatgtgttatatatcttttttgtgcgcgttataggtttacaaagtgaaaaagcccaaagtcccccccaaagggacttaccatcttcaacagaaaacactgttcacaaactgctccaaacagctctattgtagtccagcctttacttcagagaaagacgtgcgtcactttttaacatgttataatgctcgcctagctgctagcgtggcacaccctcatactctgcttctgactggctagtagtccttacatagctactgcgcatgtgcgactcccaacaaagatgggacagaagtgtgatgcctcactctgtagctaaaacagagagctcaacacacaggttgaaaagaggagctgcagcaatgtgcagtacaacaaaaatatggtgttttttgaaaattaaaccatgtaaacatattctgatataacctccaaatacaattatgaagctgaaaatgagcataatatgagcactttaatagaCTGAGCGCTCAGTTATTGCAGGTTGAAATGCTTTGCACAGAGAAAAGGTCAAAGCACTTTTCGAGATTGAGTTACCTGTAATTTACTTTGACAGAGTATGAAGGCGAACCCACAGAGACAGAGCGAACTCCGCCCTGTGTCTGATAACTGAGCTCCAAAAGGATCAGGTGACAAATGGCAACTAAATATAGGTATCAGAGTGAGAAATACATTCAGTCTGACAAACTAAACTGACAACCCGTCGCTTTCATCTTACCCGTTCATTTCCCAGATTCAGGTCTGCAAAGGTGTATTTCTCTACGGCGTCCGAGGTAGCTAGAAACAGACAAACGGGTGAATCAGCACTTATTCAAAAAGCCAGAATCTGATCAGAGAAGAGTGATGAGCTTGTGTCTGAGGTACCTTGGTGGGGCTTGCATCTAGTGGCCCTGAAACACAGCTTGGCTCTTTCTCTGCTGGTGAGTTTACAGTCTGGAGGGGAAGAgcacagacagtcagacagagagacagacagagagaaagagacagacagacagacagacctagATCTTTACAAGTAGAGGAACACAGGGCTCTGTGAGGGAAGACTGGCTCCTCGTGTTCCAACACACAGCTGAGTGACAGCAGGCAGGGGACAGGGGGAAATCCCCTGCTACAGGCAGGACTGCTGGACACACTGAAACAGACCATGACAGACTCACACACCTTTGTCCTTGGCCGGGTTGATACACCTGTGGAGGCGCCAGTGTTGACTGCTGCTCGACACCTGGATGATGTGGAACTCGCGCACGCCAGCTTCACTCTGCCGGCCAGAGGATGCAGATTAAAAACTGACAGCAAAGCAAACAGCGGCAGACTTGTGCGTGTGGCGGGCTGCGCGTCTCACCGTGTTGATGTTCTCCACGTCGACAAAGACCAGCGTTCCAGCGCCGCTTCTGTCTTCCACGCTGTGGTGTGGAGGAACGCTGCTGCGGCAGGCCGACGCCTGCACGCTCAGGGAGCGGCTGGCACAGATGAACACTGTGTGACGCAACACCCGATGACTGGATGAAGAGAGAGGACGAAGAGTTAGAGAGGAGGGGACCAGCGGTCTACCCATGAGGGTCAGTGCAGTGTGCATGAAGAGACATGGTGTCACTACGCTCCTCAGCGGCCGCAGGAGGTTTCCCCCGAGACCAGGAAGCTTCTAAGGAACGTGTTGCGTTTCCACCGCAGGGACCAGGGTCGAAATTAAAGCTTTTCGACCCTTTTAAAGCTCTAGTCTCGCGCTGAagtcccgtgggaattcagttgttgcGAGGAAATGGGAAACAGTAGTGTGCAGAtaactgaattcccacgggacttcagcgcgaggctagagctagccttcagtaacgctattactgtgcaAGCCATAGGCATCATTTGgaccgtttccatgtagttacatagtcactgatatggtgACTATGTAATCTAGTGCTctattacctatttttgagggggaaataaactTCAAGTTTTCGTCGCGAAGGCATGACCTCCGTGATCAACTCCTCTGGGCTTTTGGTGAAGCGACCGATGGACAAAGAGCAAGGTGACAGTACCAACTTTGAATTTAAAACGGTTTCttcacaatgtctgagttgaaaacgcatcttgttgtcacataAGGGCCCTGTTCAAGTTGCACAgaattttgtgtctgttaagaggcacaaaggcactctttagaaCATGCTCCCACAACTggcattttagctaactgggagctctgtccattagctgcagcaactctaGTTTGCTATCACCAATTTTGGTggatttttgttctttttcctatcgacagtactctGTGACATCTAGCGATCAAGATGCAGGTAAAAATCggccggatttctcctttaagttCTAgggcccccccaaaaaagcccCTGATCAGAGTGTAGTATTTTGTGAAAGTACAGGAACCACAGATGGCTCCTGATTggtcaaacagacacaaaacaagGAAGTAGTCTCATATCAAAGTATGACCATTTTAGGATGAGGGGACAGTGGTTTAAGGTAGTTACGACGGGCCCTAGGGCCCCCTGGCACATTGGACAACATCAACATGCTATATTACCCAGCAATCATCACTGCATATCAGCaggctatatgacaacaattccaaagaaaataagaaatgaTTCATTAAAGTAAACacaaagtttatttatagtttATGTAGAATAAGCATAGGACTGTGTTATAGATTGCTACGGACTATTtcatccccccaaaaaaataataccaTGGCTGAGATGGGTTTAGGTTTCAAGGTCACATACAGCACATGCCATCGTTTCTCATTTCTGAACACAGGCATATTGAGAGGTGGCACCCGCCCGTTCTCCACCCAACACATTGGTGGAGGGCCCTGACGAGGGGGGAATATTTCTCTTTGTGTGATAACACTAACCCCtcatttccaccaactgcggaccggctccgctgcgtgacGGCTctgtccggatttgttgcggcacggctgcggccgtgactgacagctgtagtcacgaagacccacgagatctcgcgaattcacgtagaacagaaccacaaaaccaacaccagttagtttccatccagaggaatagagggggaaacaactctgtgctgtgttttcaaggtgtagtacAGGGAAGTGTGAtctgccgtgagcacggtggattttatttttaatattaaccggatgttttatattgtttctgtgctcgacttcctgtcccgcacaatctgaattgtgctgaattgctgcagagctctccggcgtccggcaaaaataggaagctctgcgtatctgcggACTGACAgagctgggacggagtcggaacgcagccgttcctcagtcagtggaaatacactcaatgactttaatggaaacctaatgactccgccgccgttccaGAGCGGATCCGCAGACGTTCcacagttggtggaaattgggggtaaGAGTAAAGTTAGGCTGCTTTGTGTTCAGTGCCACTCACTATGTGTGACCCTGGTCCTCAGTGATACTCTGTGTGCTGGACCTGTGCACGAGCTGAAGCACGGGTACGTTCCTGCAATGGAAGTgggctctgtgattggctgaaggCTGGTCAGGATACATACGCGTATAGATCTCctgttattaaaaatgtattatgagGTGTTGCACTCTGTGATCCAGGCTGCTGATGTTTAAGGTTGCTACCTGTAAATCAGCCCTCAGTTACTTCAGCGTTACCTGATTCGGATTCCTTTCTCTGTGCTCTCGTAGTAGAACAGGAAGTTGATTTCGTGGACTCCCTCCTGGTCTGGTCCTCTGAGCCAGAGAGGCAGCTGGGTGGACTGCCCCGGCTGCAGGGTGCTGCCATCCATGGGGATGTCCATCACACCGGACGGCTGGCTGAAGTCCTCTGCTGAGACCAACATCTCGGACGCCACGGAGCCTGGCTCGCGCGCCGTGGACAGCGTTTTGTAGGCCGAGCAGTTTTCAGCCGAGGTCGGGCTGAGGGGCGTGACGGGCGTCGTGGTCTGGCTGCCGAAGGTGAAGAAATCTGGGTGCGTGGACGCCACCCGCAGGCCGCACAGAGCAACGCCGCTGACGTTACAGAACTCGACGTAGGCCTTCCTGATCTCACCGCACAGCAGCGCCGTGGGAAACTGCAGGAAGAAGacctgacacacacaacacccacaacacacagcacacagacacacactttgatTTATGTTTGCCATTTGTTTTGGTGACGTCACAGACAGAGGGTTGTAGAGAATGAAAATGAGACAACTGTCAAATATTTTCAGTGACATCATGTGCACAttattgtaagaaaaaaaacaatagataATAGTTCATAATAGACATTATGGGAAAGAGTTAAGATCATCAAGAGTTAAAATGATCTGAATGCTAAACATTAAGCTAGACCCAGGAGATTTAATGCTTCCTACTACAGTACATTAATCATTACACATACACTCAATACTAAAGTCACGATCACTGCATTATTATTTCTTTCCTGATCTTGATGATCTCTGAAATCCCACGGCTGACGCCATTACTGGCCAGCTGGAAGCATGCTTAACTTTCTTAATGTCCGACAGCGTAGGCTAAGTGGGTACAGTTGTATTCTGTAGGAAAATATGAGATGGAACCAGACTGGGCTCAGACTGGGTCTCTACAGTGGTGTTCAGTGGTACCTCCATCAGGGGCATGGGTGGAGTTATGATGGGATTCAGACGCAGGTCCAAGCCATGTCGAATCACCATCTTGTCCTCTTTGGTCTGGTTGAGGCGCGGGCCGCGGATCTTCAGGTCCTGTCTGCCCCGAACCACCATGAGATCCAGCATCTGCTGGCCTGGAGACAGGAGGACGTCCACACTGTGGGTTAGTGCCCTTCTTTTCAACACGGGCTTCTCTCAAACATTTTTTAACCCGACACAAACGAAAGAGAGTTGAAAGAACAGCAGGAAGTAAGACAATGTGAGTCAACATTTAAGAAGCAAAGCTACAAGTGAAGGACGTATGACTCGTGATGTGTGATGTATGGCATCTCCTGCCAGCTGAGAGCAAAGCAACAGGAAGTGACGAACGTGCGCCTGACCTTCAGTGCTGGGAGCCGTGTCTCCAGAGGACGCTGCAGCCAGGTCGTACACCACACCCACAATGTGCAGCTGGCCAGTGGCGTGTGGCAGCAGCCGGAGTCGAGcctggggtcaaaggtcacaggACTGTTAGCAGAACAACACACCTACATGTTTGTCCAGGAACAGCCCACTTCATTGAAAAGAGATGAACGATTTTTTTTAGTCAATTTAAATGATCTTTGTGCATTTCATAACCAATgtgagcaaacacacacacagtgcgtttcattatctttgtggggacccgtcattgacataatgcattccctggccccttaccctaaccatcacaactaaatgtctagcCTTAACCCTTAttctaaccataacctaattctatacctaatcctaaaaccaagtcttaacgctcaaacagccctttaaacttgtggggtccattattttggccccacaaagctgtctggACCCCActagtatactggactcccggtctTTGGACCCCACGGatatagtcacacacacacacacacacacacacacacacacacacacacacacacacacacacacacacacacacacacaaaactgaaagGCATATAGAAAGTAAGTCTCACAAGCCTAGTGGTCACTGCAGTGGACAAGTATGTAAAGCCACTTCCATGTATATGCAGGTTTTGATGCTGTTTTGATGCACGTCAGTCACCACAGCGGACCAGAGGGCGTCATGCCAAACACTGCCACCTACTGGCCAGCAGTCATAAGTGCAACACATCTCTGAAAACAAAAGGTGGCCGACGGACGGTCAGAAACTCAGCCGTGTCTAGTAGATGGTAACCCAAGATTTGCAAAAGTCTCTGGTTATGGTTCGAGCAAATCTAGGGTTAATTCAATAAGACTCTGGAATATCTTGCCAATATTCTACAGTACAAGACCCTTGCAGGTAAATTAAATTGTTAACAACATCAAGTAACATCTAAGGAGTAACATAATTGATAATATTTCCAAGTATTGACTTTATATTGGGAGGAAATTACTAAGTTTGACATCATGCATCGCTGGCTGTATTTCAACAGTTCACACTGTTACTGCAGCTCTGTGGTTCTTGAAACTACTTTGTCTGCGCTAACTTGTGTGGCTGTAAATCTTATGTTAGTAGATGTAACTTGCAGCTTTTGTAATAGAACAAATATTTTGTGCAGATGGGAGTCTCTATATGTTGTGTAATGTGTGACAGAAAGGCCTGCAGGACAGGGGCGCAAACCCCATCTGAGTCAGTAAAGCATCAGAAGATGTTAAAATATGTGTATTAGTTTCACagcattaaatatatatagtatagttttcACAAAAAGTAGTTTCTTCATTTGAAAACTCAAACATATGCTGTCCACCTGAgtggatgtttaaaaaaaaaaaaaaagtcctgattGAGGTTGTCATAAATAATGCCTCTAAGCTTCTAGCAATCCACTGCTGAATGTTTCCAGCAGCTCCTTTCACTGCGCCTGCAGCCCTTAAACAGGAGCCTGCGCATCATACCACTGAAAGCCAAAAAATCAGTTTGCTATGCTTCCAAAATAAGGTCAGGGTGAAGTCTCAGTACTGACATGCTGCATGGAAATAAGAGACATGCCCAGACAGTTTGagtgaacagctcactaggacaTAAAGGAGCAACTGCAACTCCACTAATCAATCAGTCTATAAGAGACAACTCCTAATAACACAATGCAGATAAGTGTACACAGTCTCTGCAGACACAAACAGCCGGAGCCTCACCATCTTGGTCTCCTCTGGCCCCAGGAGAAACTCCACGATGATCTCAGTGGCGACCACGTCGTCTCTCTGTGCCATCTGCAACAGGAAAAAGATATTGAAGGGACCATGGaaactttagtttttttaaagcatCTGTCCATCAGTGGCCAGGTCCCCACCCCGACAGACACCGTCTCCTCGTTGGTGACGGCCTCTGCTGCCGACCAATCCGCGGTCCTGTCCTGGGACGGAGACGCACCATCGGCAGTGAACCTCCAGAGGAGAGACAGGTTGGACAGAGCCAGAGGCACCTTCAGAGGGTTCCTGAACGTCACCTCCACAATGATTGGCTCTGCGGAGACAGAGAGGCGCAGCAGACAGTCAACACTGGTTAGTGTGCTGATGGTGCAGAGTAGTACTCCGCAGCAGGGAtacaccgaatccaggattcggcttcgaccttagaatttttttccaccgaaccctacgcttgcactaagcgcgctacgctggtcgacgtaatgacgccgctgttgattacgggaaggtgtttacgtaggtggagcgttcaatgcagtaggctgtgagaaaatgaaaatggaactcgtgagcctaaaaagtgttgtttggcagtactttcagtcaaaagaaggccattcaagtccagctacatgttcaatttgcaatgccgatttgtctcgtggtggcaaggTCACAGTTAAAAACTTGTGttacagttaaaataaaataaaatgaaaaatacgcAGCtttggacgttgtttactttattaatgtgttcttaaccagtggattcggtattcggccaaaACCCAAAAATCTAGATTCGTTGCATCCCTACTCAGCAGTAGTTCCACCTCTTACCCTCGGCCACAGCCAGTGGGTGGCGCaggttgtctgtctggctgttcAGGCAGCACTGGGTGGGCTGGAAGTTTGCTGGGACAGTCCCCCTGTTGGCGGCGGCCACAAGTTGCTCCTCTAGGTGGCCCCACATGGCTGCCGTATCCTGGTCATACTCCTGGTCCAGGGACACGTGGGTGGCTGCCTGCTTCTCCCCTGCACACACCAGCTCATTACAATCAacaactgcgtgtcaatcactgctcatgcacacgcattcattctcccttgtgggggggagaggcttaggagacagttttgggctttagcagaaaaggggtgaggactgagaagttgtcgatgattaaattaaaacattttggctaagtcctggatcttcacaatcctacctatgGCACCTTTAACTTGGCTGTGAATGAACTCACGGACAATGCAAAAAGGGCTTTCTTTGCCATCGAGAGAACAATAAATCAATCATGGGACCCATTACATGTCAGTGAGGTCAACAAGACTGGACTAACTGGGACAAACGTCCTAATGAAACCCTGCATGCAGAGTTCTATAAAAGTCTCCTCCAGGTGCAGAGAAAAGCTCTGAGCTCTGCATGCAGAGCTGAATTAATACCCCTTACTAAAAAACCACGGTTCTGCCCAGAGAGGAGAGCTTGTGTTCTCACTGTGACAGAGAACAGTGGAGACAGATGTTAATGTGAACGTCTTAGTGAGCAACACATGAATTGGGAGTATGTACTTGAAGCAAATGGTGGAGGTTGATATGAACTAATCGGCGCTCTCTTCTTTGGATGGAGTCGAGCTGGGAAGAGATCATAGATGACCGATCGCTGCGTTACCTTCTGCAAGGCGGCGTTCATGTCCGAAGTAGACCCTGGTGGCTGAGCTGTGGATGCAAGGCAGAGGCAGCTCTGGGAGGCTGTCTGCATCCCCCCCCATCAcactctgaaaacacacacacagacacacacagtgtttcttAATCTGAGCTGGAGGAGGCGTGTAGATGCGAAGCAGAAGAGTTTTGAGAATGTTACCGACACGAAGTAGACGTGGTTACCTTATAAACATAGAGATACTCTCGGAGGAAGGCGCCCTGCTGCGTGGCCGTCTGCCTGCTGTCATTGGTCAGGATGTGTCTGAAGGCTGTAACCGCGTTCTCCGGCTGGGACAGGGTGAAGGACTGCCGGCCGATGGTGAAGTTGATGTGGTCCTCTGCCAGGGACCAGCCCCGCTCCTTGTACACCTGCATGGCCTGGCAGTAGCAGCGCAGCGCGTGCCTCCTCTGCATGCAGACACAGAGGACAGGCCCAGGGACAGGACGCATCAGCCAGGAGCAGAAGATACGGAGACAGGCCCAGGGACAGGACGCATCAGCCAGGAGCAGAAGATACGGAGACAGGCCCAGGGACAGGACGCATCAGCCAGGGGCAGAAGATACGGAGACAGGCCCAGGGACAGGACGCATCAGCCAGGAGCAGAAGATAAAGAGACAGGCCCAGGGACAGGACGCATCAGCCAGGAGCAGAAGATACGGAGACACAGCAGCACAGGAGGAGACAGGACGAGAAAAGTCTTGTTATGATACCCCATTAGTCAGGTTAATAACGGATGACTGAACTCACTCCATATTTTGTCTTTGTGAGCTTTCAGCTAAAAAACGGAGCTGGACCAGAGCTGTTCCAGGATTCCTCTCACGTACTGCATCTAACACTAACAgtaaatccccaaaactgccccATGACTTCTGAGTTCTTGGTTTTTCCCATAACCTCATCAATAATGTCAGCGAGATCATAAAAGCAGGAAACGTTTTCCCCCACTTTTAACTCCCGGAGAGTGTGGTGAGCATGGTGATTGACTCAGGAACTCAGGGTTGAATCAATAAACTTAACAATATAAAGCTAACACAAACAGACCTGGGATAGTATGGTATAGATTCACACATTCAGTAGATCAGTGACGGTCCAAAGGCTCACCTGTCCCGCTTTGCTGAAACGATGACCAGCCAGGATCATATGGAAGGCAAACTTGCGCACCATAGGGTTCCGCATATTAATGAAGCAGTGGGCAGCCTGTTCCAACAGCAGAGCACTGCGCAGGTCAGAGTCCTGCACAAACAAAAGGTCCACGCTGAATGAATCCAATGCAATTTTACTCCATAATTCTGTTATTGAATGACAAGGTAACAAATGGAGATACTCAGGCCTTTGGATTCACCATACTCAGGTCATTACTCTCATCTGTCTTGCAATGCATGATGGGATTTATGTCTTGGATGGCGGCCATTGATTTTACACaacaaacattgcattgtgggataatTTGTGCAACGCCACTGTGCTACATAACCAACTGTATAGTGAAAAGTGAACTATTTATTAGTAAGACATTTCAATGGAACAGCGCATGTGTCAGTTGTGCCTGTGCACTTGAGAGTACTGGAGTAAAGTGGAGTGCAGTGTGCAGCCTTTGCTTACCTCGCTGGTCATCTTGATGAGGAGTGTAGCAGCCTCCGAGTATTTGCCCTGACTCTTGAGGATCTCAGCACTGAGTAATGCACAGCGCTCAGCCAGCACCATGTTCCTGTAGAGGGCAGAGAACATACCAACGCATACGCTCAACTAAAAGAGAATACGCTCTCACATGTCATGTATTACTCTGGTAGCTGTGGCGCAGTAGAGCCAATCATGTGCCTAATGTACTGCACATTCTGTCCTCCAACGCTGTGTGTCCTCAGAATGGAACCTCAAGTGAGGACAGCTGGGTGAGCTCCACTCTGTTTGGATATGTGCGGCTGTCTTTTTAACTTTTCTTTATTAGCCCTCACCCCCCTCCCTCAAGAGGCTTTGCCTTTTTCCAGGCCGCCATTGTAAATAACAATGTGCTCTTAATAACTtgcctggttaaataaagaaaaaatgtaaacatccTTTGGAGCCATTTTGTTTCCAGCTGAAACGTtattctgaaaaaaaagaaagcccaggaagaggaaaaaagatGGTCTTGCAAGGGCGACCTGATCAGGTAGAGCCTGGAGACCGCTATGCGTTTCTATTCCATTCATTCAGTAACAGTTTTAACATTGGCAGGTGCTCAGATGGGATCTATGAAGTCAAACTGTAGCTGAGCCAGGGAAACCTGCTGCCCAGTCAATGTGGTCCTGGGTAACCAATCAGGAGAAGACTAAAAGGGATTTACACTCCAAAAAGAACGCAAATAGACATATTAAACTTTCATTAGGGCGCACAAAGACAGATTCACAATGGTGAGCCTCTAAGTGCCACTGCATTAGCACAGCAGCCTGTTAGacctaaacctaaccatacACTGAaccagcagacagagagacttGGTGTAATGGGGTCATACTTGCAGACATCTCTGTACGTCTGGATGGCGGTGTCCATGTAGTGTGCTGGATACGGTCTGGGAGCTCCAGGCTGCAGGAAGGCTGACACTGCAGCCATTTCCTACACAAGATGAAGGGACACAACATGAGGACAGATGGAGGAATGAAGAAAGACGTCATGATTCAGTCCACTCGCAGGTTTTTACAGAGCAGTAGTGTTATCTGATGTTCGATAACACCGTGAAACTGAAGCACCACTCTGTTGCACTATGGTGCTGCTGTTGCCCTGCAGCAAGGCGTTATGTCAATGTGCTTCTGCCTTCCACGTGTAGCTGTGCTGGCTGTGTATTGTGCAGGGAGCGCAGGTAAAATGCCTTTCAGTATCAAGCAGGATTGTCGGAGAACTGCAGCTGCTGACCAGGAGATACACAAGTGCATATTTAAACCTGGAAGGGACTCATTCTTTTGTGCAAAACGTGGTGACTACTGCGCTCTCTGTGCTAACTACACTATAAGCTAACAAACTCAAACCCAGGCTATACCGTGACTGCAGAGGATGCTGCACCTGGGCTGCGGAGCACTCAATCCTCCAGCAGAGCAGGCTTCTTCTATCACATGGGATGTGCTGACACAGTTAGTGTGACAGCATCCTCTATTTTGGATTCTTCTTCAGTACCTCAAAAGGTTAGCACCGTCATCAAAGTTTAATGTTGGTCAACTGCAACATTTGTGTGCCAAAGTTAGACTCTACGAAATTAGACAAGGTTTTGACACACTGGTCCCTACTCTCTGACAACTACAGGCTTCTTCCATCTGCAGATCAACGGTCTGTTAGAGCagtgtttttcaaccttttttgagccacggcacattttttacataaaaaaaaaatcccgcggcacaccaccaaccaaaaacgttacaaaatgacacattgtagcctaataagatcagaatctgcatttttcttttataaaaatgtgTCCATCACTTTTGCAGGCTTACATTGTTGATCTCGGCCCTACTGTTTACATCCTGTCACTGCGGGATGCGCGCGAAAGGTggcacagggctccagactaacttttttcactaggagcacagtggcccccaactgaaaatgttaggggcacaaccagaaaatgtaggggcacacaccgtaaatcaacatgctaac
The Perca fluviatilis chromosome 9, GENO_Pfluv_1.0, whole genome shotgun sequence genome window above contains:
- the trappc8 gene encoding LOW QUALITY PROTEIN: trafficking protein particle complex subunit 8 (The sequence of the model RefSeq protein was modified relative to this genomic sequence to represent the inferred CDS: inserted 1 base in 1 codon); this encodes MAQCVQSVQEFVQDSFVPMVAVLYSEEAERVTRKNKLGFAELLRPFCRLTSEGHIRDPNNQVQVVKNLRICVNNVVTSPTPASAASSPALRRLLNDVVLSCQPQEGAATNVLTAGDYDLSFSATTPWFEAYRENFLQSMPASDHEFLNHYLACLLVVSSTEAVPVEQFLKLSQEQHRIQHSGEYTNPKWFIPNTLKYYVLLHDMSEGDEQRADSVYEDMKQRYGHQGCYLLKLNSRTSSAEEDEQIPDPWSQYLHRNTLQNQDVLDEGAAAGSAAAAAVENNISAAEGDGQHPTEKDGASTSLDSHPLQLDPASSSGSLHALTAANAELKRGAREPEGLAVGAGGHGACLTLNDHDHIRQFIQEFTFRGLLPHVEKNIRQLNDQLVSRKGLSRSLFTATKKWFGGGKVPEKSISEPKSTCGLLYPPEAPELQIRKMADLCFLVQHYELAYSCYHTAKKDFLSDQAMLYAAGALEMAAVSAFLQPGAPRPYPAHYMDTAIQTYRDVCKNMVLAERCALLSAEILKSQGKYSEAATLLIKMTSEDSDLRSALLLEQAAHCFINMRNPMVRKFAFHMILAGHRFSKAGQRRHALRCYCQAMQVYKERGWSLAEDHINFTIGRQSFTLSQPENAVTAFRHILTNDSRQTATQQGAFLREYLYVYKSVMGGDADSLPELPLPCIHSSATRVYFGHERRLAEGEKQAATHVSLDQEYDQDTAAMWGHLEEQLVAAANRGTVPANFQPTQCCLNSQTDNLRHPLAVAEEPIIVEVTFRNPLKVPLALSNLSLLWRFTADGASPSQDRTADWSAAEAVTNEETVSVGMAQRDDVVATEIIVEFLLGPEETKMARLRLLPHATGQLHIVGVVYDLAAASSGDTAPSTEGQQMLDLMVVRGRQDLKIRGPRLNQTKEDKMVIRHGLDLRLNPIITPPMPLMEVFFLQFPTALLCGEIRKAYVEFCNVSGVALCGLRVASTHPDFFTFGSQTTTPVTPLSPTSAENCSAYKTLSTAREPGSVASEMLVSAEDFSQPSGVMDIPMDGSTLQPGQSTQLPLWLRGPDQEGVHEINFLFYYESTEKGIRISHRVLRHTVFICASRSLSVQASACRSSVPPHHSVEDRSGAGTLVFVDVENINTSEAGVREFHIIQVSSSSQHWRLHRCINPAKDKDCKLTSRERAKLCFRATRCKPHQATSDAVEKYTFADLNLGNERIISSSTPCGDFFFRGCRPSESQRADEAPSRTSCSRQSQCVPAEDRAADISSIVRKCNELDLNIIVIWKAYVVEDNKQLILEGQLHVALQSIGKEASSLTPKEEAQEMVLLKFKSELPPPAVPPSAELSQLIKTNLHYPETYTHPFVQDSLCVVPVSLTLSNCSSAQVDVLIDLRHRSTSGESLEVHSSFTWVGQTQYKLQLRPQQVLGLTLRACFLQPGVYNLNTPRVFAKPAEXAMCETSQQTASPALIIIRSSA